A stretch of DNA from Glycine max cultivar Williams 82 chromosome 18, Glycine_max_v4.0, whole genome shotgun sequence:
CCTTCTTCCACCGCTCTTTTCCTCACAGCTTTCAATAAAGATGAACCACGAGGAATTTCACTGTTTTCAGCTTTTACTGTTTCATGTGCCATCTTGGCTCCATTTGCGTTGGCACCTGCACAATCATCACGATCAGTATTTCCCCACCATTTATTTGATGTGGTTGATAAGCCTTTTGATGGAAATCCACACTTGAATTCATCCATTGTTGTTATTGCTTTGGTCAACCCAGTGCTGACTGCATTCTGTGTACGCCCGCTTTCAACATTCTTGTTTCCTTGTGGA
This window harbors:
- the LOC100814468 gene encoding uncharacterized protein, encoding MVLISGNNKSILHQTNDERAKAQGVTVLQNSHPQGNKNVESGRTQNAVSTGLTKAITTMDEFKCGFPSKGLSTTSNKWWGNTDRDDCAGANANGAKMAHETVKAENSEIPRGSSLLKAVRKRAVEEGREALKLEVFRGYGINKLSKREKTLLHQIFGSSLPRSWMDT